In Amycolatopsis sp. FBCC-B4732, the genomic stretch CAGGAACGCCGTCCGCCAGCCGGCGAGCTGCCCGAGCAGCGTGCCGAGCGGTACGCCCAGCACCGAGCCCAGCGGTACGGCGGCGAAGATCACCGCCGTCGCCCGCGCGACGGCGGCCGGCTCCACGAGCCGGGGCGCCAGTCCCGCGCCGACCGACCAGAAACCGCCGATGACGAGGCCGACGAGGAACCGCGCGACGAGCAGAACCCAGTACGCGGGCGCGGCCGCGGCGAGGAAGCCGGCGACGGCGAGCAGGAGCATCAACGCGGCCAGGACCGGCCGCCGGTCGGCGCGGCCGATCGCGACGGTCACCACCGGCGCGGCGATCGCGCCGACGAGGCCGGGCACGGTCATCGTCCAGCCCGCGGTGCCCGCCGAAACGCCGAACGTGGCCGCGATCGGCGTCAGCAGCCCGATCGGCAGGATTTCGGTGGTGACGATGGCGAAGATGCCGACGGTCACAGCTGTGACAGCAGGCCAGCGGGATGCGTTCATGCGCCCAGTAGATCGACGTCGCCGCGCCCGGGCTGGCAGGTTTGCGACAGCTCGGGGTCATGGCGGATTCCCGCCGGTTTGATCGTCACCTGATCGGGGCAAATCCGGGGTGAAGGTCGATCAAGGAGGTTCGATGGCCGAACGGCGTTGGCACTTCATCCCGACCACCGCCCCGTTGTGCTGGCTCTACCTGGGCGTGGGCGCGGTCCTGCTCGTCTCCAGCATCCTCACGCTGACGAGAGCGGAAACCCGCGCTCCCATCCTGTCGGTGATCGCGGCGGTGGCGGCCGTCGCGTTGGTCGTCACGGCCGCGATCGGCCTGGCGCGGCCCCGCCTGCGCGGGCGCTGACTCAGCGCGGCCGCCGCCGCGTCGTCGTGTGACGCGGGGTGGTCGTCTTCTTGGTGGTCGTCGTCGCCGTCGGCGGATGCGCTCTCGTCTGCGTGGTCGCCGGCGGCGTCGTGGTCGTCACCGGGGAGTCCGTGGCCGGTGTGATCGAAGTGACCGGCGTCGTCGAGGTGGTGGGTGGGATCAGCCGCCCGGTGCCCGATCCGCCGCCGGCGCACGCGGCGAGCAGCGCAACCGCACTCAGGACGACGCCGCACCACCAGATCCGCACCACCCGGACGTTAACAGCGCGGCGGGCGTCAGACCCGCGAAACGCCGAAAGTCCGGTTCTCACGCGGCCGCATGATCAGCGCCGCGACGTGGTACACGCAGGGTTCTCCGCCGCGGTTCGCGTACGAATGCGGTGCGTCGGCGGGGAAGTAGAGCGAGTCGCCCGCGTTCAGGACGTAGTCCGCCTCGCCGACGCCGAGGCAGAGCGTGCCCGACTCGACGGCGACGAACTCGTGGGACCCCGGGGCGTAGGCGGGGAACGCGCCCGCGTCGCAGCGCGGCGGCAGGGTCGTGCGGATCCATTCGAAGTTGACGCCGGGGATCACCGGGGTCAGCACCGTGCGGTGCCAGCCGCCCGGCTCGGCGACGTGGTCCTGCTCGGCGGCGCGGCGGACGATCACCCGGTCCGTCTCGAGGCCGGCCAGCAGGCGGGACAGCGACAGGCCGAGCCCGTCGGCGATCCGCGACAGCACGACGACCGTCGGCGTCTTCTCCCCGCGTTCGATGGCCGACAGCATGCTGACGCTCACGCCCGCCGCCGCGGCCAGGGCCTTCAGCGCGAGCCCGCGGTCGCCGCGCAGCTCGTGCAGACGGCGGCCGAGCGTCACCGGATCGATCATTCCTCTATGATAGCGACCATGTCCACTATAGCGGAAGTGACGGAGGCCGACGCCGAAGGCATCGCCGCCGTCTTCGCGCCGTACGCCACGGACTCCGTCGTGACGTTCGAGACCACGCCGCCGACCGCGGACCAGTGGCGCGCGAAGATCCGCGAGCGCGCCTGGCCCTTCCTCGTCCTCGCCGACGAAGGCGAAGTCCTCGGGTACGCGCTGGCGGCGCCGTGGCGCCCGAAGCCGGCGTACCGGTTCTCCGTCGAGACGACGATCTACCTCGCCCCGGGCGCCACCGGCCGGGGCCACGGCCGCCGGCTGCTCGGCGAACTGCTGGAGCGGTGCGCCGAAGCCGGGGCGCGGCAGGCGATCGCGGTGATCGTCGACTCCGGCAGCCCGGCCTCGCGCACCCTCCACCTCGCGGCCGGCTTCACCGACGCGGGCGTGCTGCGGCGCGTCGGGTTCAAGCACGGCCGCTGGCTCGACACGCTGCTGATGCAGCGGGACCTGGGCTGACGGGAGCAGCAGCAGCTTTCCCGTCGTGCGCCGGGATTCCAGGTCCCGGTGGGCCCGCGCGGCGTCGGCGAGGGCGTAGCGCTGCCCGATGCGGGGCACGAGCTGTCCACTGCGGACGAAGCCGAAGAGCTCCTCGGTCCGCGCCAGGAGGGCTTCCCGCGTCGGCACGTGATCGGCGACCGCCGGATAGGACAGCAGGATGCTGTTCGGCAGGTCCATCGGCCGGAACACCGGGTTGCCGATCAGCACGCCGTAGTAGGCGTGCACGCCGTGCGGGCGCAGGGCGAGCTGCGACGAGCGGAACGCCTCCGGCCCGCTGCCGTCGTAGACGACGTCGGCACCGCGACCGCCGGTGAGCTCCTTCACGCGGTCTTCGAAACCGCCGCCGCTCGACACGAGCACGTGGTCGGCACCGGCTTCCGCCGCCACCGAGACCTTGTCCGCCCGGGACACCAGGCCGACCACCGTGCCGCCGCGCGCCTTGATCAGCTGGGTCAGCACCGACCCGACCCCGCCCGCCGCGGCGTGCACGACCGCCGTGTCCCCCGGCCGGATCGCGTACGTCTCGGTGGTGAAGTGGTTGGCGGTCAGGCCCTGCATCATGACGGCGGCGGCGGTCTCGTCGTCGATGTCGCCGGGGAGGCGCACAAGCGATCGCGCCGGGATGGCAATCTGCTCGGCGTAGCTGCCGCGGTGGTAGTACCAGGCGACGCGGTCGCCGACGGCGAACCCGGTCACGTCCGCGCCCAGCGCGGTCACCGTGCCGGCGCCTTCGACCCCCAGCACGGCCGGCAGGGACCACGTCGGCACCGGCCCGCTCCGGACGCCGGTGTCCATGAAGTTCACCCCGGCCGCGCGGAGCCGGACGAGGACCTCGCCCGGGCCGGGCACGGGGTCGGGGAACTCCGTCCAGGTCAAGACCTCCGGACTGCCGAAGTCACGGGCGAACACCGCGTGCATCGCGGAACCTTCTCTCTCGGCCGGGAGCGGGACACCGCCACTCAACGCCGAGTGAAATGGACCGGCAAGTCCAGAAAGTCAGCGGGACTTCGCCCGCAGGTGCAGCCGCTCCCCCTGCTTGCCGAACAGGCTGAGGATCTCCGCCGGCCGGTCGACCGCGCCGAACCAGTGCGGCAGGCGCGTGTCGAACTCCGCCGCCTCGCCCGGGCCCAGGACCATGTCGCGGTCGGCCAGCACCAGCCGCAACCGTCCCGAAAGGACGTACAGCCACTCGTAGCCCTCGTGGACCTGGGGATCGGGCTCGCCCGTCTCCGGTTCCAGGATCATCTTGAACGCCTGGGGGGCGCCGGGCTGGCGGGTCAGCGGCAGGACGGTCATCGCCGCGCCGTTGTGGCGCGGGATGCGGCGGGCGGTCAGGCGGACGCGGGGGTCGCCGACCTCCGGGGCGCCCACCAGCTCGTCGAGGGGGACCTGGTGGGCCTGCGCGATCGGCAGCAGCAGTTCCAGGCTCGGCTTGCGCTGGCCGGACTCCAAGCGCGACAACGTGCTCTTCGAAATGCCCGTCGCCGTCGAGAGGTCGGCCAGGGTGACCCGCCGCTGGGTGCGGACCCGCTTGAGCCGGGGACCGACCTCGGACAGGGCCTGGGTGATCGCGTCCGTCATGCCTCCAGGAAACCCCCTTGTCCCGGAAACGGCAACAATAGTTGTCGGATCCGCGAAGCCGGGTTCAGGGTGGCGTCATGACCGAAAACAGCTATGACGTCCTGGTGGTGGGTGGCGGGGCCGCCGGCCTCAACGCCGCCCTGATGCTGGGCCGCGCGCGGCGGCGGGTCGCCGTCGTCGACGCCCGGGAACCGCGCAACGCCCCGGCCGAGCACATGCACGGCTTCCTTTCCCGCGACGGCCTGCCGCCGTCCGACCTGCTCGAGATCGGGCGCGAGGAGCTCGCCGGCTACGGCGTCGACCTGCTCGAAGACAGCGTGACGCGGCTCGAGCCCGGCTTCACCGCCCGGCTCGCGAGCGGGCGGGAGCTGACCGCCCGGCGGGTCCTGGTCGCCACCGGCGTCCACGACGACCTGCCGGACCTGCCCGGGCTGCGGGAGAGCTGGGGCACCGACGCGGTGACCTGCCCCTACTGCCACGGCTACGAGGTGCGCGACGAGCCGCTCGGCGTCCTCGGGACCGAACCCGCGAGCGTCGAGCACGCGTTGCTGGTGCGCCAGTGGTCCCCCGACGTCGTCTACTTCGCGCACATCGCACCACCGTCCGAAGAGGACCGCGAGCGGCTCGACGCGCGCGGGATCCGCGTCGTCGACGGCGTCGTCACCGCGGTGCGGCGGGAAGCCGGGCGGCTCACCGGGATCGAGCTCGGCGACCGGTTCGTCGCGCGGACGGCGTTGTTCCTGCGCACCCGGACCGTCCCGCACGACGAGCTCCTGCGCGGGCTCGGCTACACCGAAGGCGCGGTCGACCCCAGCGGGAAGACCAGCGTGCCGGGGGTGTGGGCGGCCGGGAACGTCGTCGACGCGCGGGCGACCGTGATCATCGCCGCGGCCCAGGGCGCGGCCGCCGCGGGTGCGCTCAACCACGACCTCGTCACCGAGGACGTCGACCGGGCGGTCGCGGCGTACGGTGGCTTCTCCCCCGCCGCCGAACGCGCCGCCGCCGGCGCGCGCTAGCTTCCGGGGGCGCGGCGTGCCAGGCTCGGCGGGTGCGCCCCACGCTCTACGAATTCGCCGGCGGTGACCCCGCGTTCCTCGCGCTGGCCGCCGCCCACCACGAGCGCTGCCTCGCCGACCCGGAGCTGAACCACCCGTTCTCGCACCCCGGGCAGCACCCGCGGCACGTCGAACGGCTGGCTCACTACTGGGCCGAGGTCATGGGCGGCCCACCGCGGTTTTCGCAGGAGTGCAGCGACCACTCCGCGATGCTGCGGATGCACGCCGGCAACGGCGACATGAGCGACCTCGGCCGCCGGTTCGTGAGCTGCTTCGTGCAGGCGGCGGACGACGCGGCTCTGCCCGCCGACCCCGAGTTCCGCGCCGCGCTGCGGGCCTACATGGAGTGGGCGGTGGCGGAGGTGCTGACCTACCCCGGCCCCGCCACCGACGTCCCCGCCGGGCTCGCCATGCCGCACTGGTCCTGGAACGGGTTGCAAACGCTGTAACGCAGTGGGTGGCCGCCGCGTCTTGCAGGCGACGACCGGCTGTGGAGGTCCGTCGCCAGAGCCCGGTCCGGGCGGGTTCCCCCCACCCACCCGGACCGGGCTCGTCCACGACGTCCGATACCCGCGAGCGCTTGGCCCGGGGGCCGGGCCAGACTGGCAGCCATGCTCCTGGACCGGTTCCTGCTCGCCAGCAAGGGTTTCGAGCACCACCTCCGCGCGGTGCCGTCCGCCGCCTGGGGCGCGCCGACGCCGTGCTCCGAGTGGGACGTGCGCGCGCTGGTCAACCACATGACCCGCGGCAACCTCAACTACGTCGGGCTCCTCGCCGGCGCCACGCGCGAGGAGTTCCTGGCCGCCCGCGACGCCGACGCGCTCGGCGACGACCCCGTCACCGCGTTCACCGAGTCGGTGCGGGTGTGCGCCGAAGCGTTCGCCGCGCCGGACGCGCTGGACCGGGTCGTCGACTACCCGCTGGGCGAGCTGACCGGGCGGCGGGCGCTGGCCGTCCGGACGACCGACAGCACCGTGCACACCTGGGACCTGGCCCGCGCGCTCGGCGCCGACGAGACCCTCGATCCGGGGCTCGTCGCGTGGATCGACGAGGAGCACGAGGCCATCTTCGCGGGGCTGGCGCTGAACTCGCGGGTGTTCGCCGAGCCGCCGCCGGACGAGCCCGGTGCGTCGCGGCAGGACCGGGTGCTCAGGCGGTTCGGCCGCGATCCTCGCAGCCCAGCCTCGCGGCCAGCTCGGTGAGCGCCCCGCCGAGCGGCCGGTCGACCCGCACCGACGCGTAGCGGTCTCCGCGCGTTTCGCCGTGGTTGACGATCACCACCGGCTTGCCCGCCTTCGCCGCGTGGCGGACGAACCGGAGGCCGGACATCACCGTGAGGGACGAACCCAGCACCAACAGCGCTCCGGCGTCGTCGACGAGCCGGTAGCACTCCTCGACGCGCGGGCGCGGGACGTTCTCGCCGAAGAACACGACGTCCGGTTTCAGCACGCCGGACGCGCAGTCCGCGCACGCGACGGTGGTGAACCGGCGGACGACGTCTTCCGGCAGTTCGACGTCGCCGTCCGGGTTGATGCGGGTGGCCGCGCCGTCGAAGGCGGGGTTCGCCGCGCGCAGGCGGCGGTCGAGGTCCGCGCGCGGGCTCGTGCGGCGGCAGTCCAGGCAGATCACGCGGTCGAGGCTGCCGTGCAGCTCGATCGCGTCGGCGGTGCCCGCGGCCTGGTGCAGGCCGTCGACGTTCTGCGTGATGACGCCGCCGACGAACCCGCCTTCGCACAGCGCGGTCACCGCGCGGTGGCCGTCGTTGGGGTCGGCGCGGGCGATCGTGCGCCAGCCGAGGTGGCTGCGCGCCCAGTACCGCTGCCGCCCCTCGGCGCTGGTGACGAACTCGTCGTAGGTCATCGGCGTGTGCCGGCGCAGACTGCCGGTCTCGCCGCGGTAGTCGGGGATGCCGGACTCGGTGGACAGCCCGGCGCCGCTCAGCACGGCGACGCGGCCGCGCGCGACGACGTCGGTGAGCTCGTCGAGGCTGGACGTCCGCGGCAGCGGCGCGTCCGCCGAGGTCCAGGAGAGGGTGGGCCGGGTCCGCACTAACCCAGGGTACGGGGAGCGGCGAGGTGCTTCTCGAACCAGTGATCGGCGTAGCGCTCGTCGTTGAACGGCGCGACCTCGCGGTAGCCGGCCGCGAGGTAGAGCCCGACCGCCTCGGCGAGCGCGCGGTTCGTCTCC encodes the following:
- a CDS encoding helix-turn-helix domain-containing protein; translation: MIDPVTLGRRLHELRGDRGLALKALAAAAGVSVSMLSAIERGEKTPTVVVLSRIADGLGLSLSRLLAGLETDRVIVRRAAEQDHVAEPGGWHRTVLTPVIPGVNFEWIRTTLPPRCDAGAFPAYAPGSHEFVAVESGTLCLGVGEADYVLNAGDSLYFPADAPHSYANRGGEPCVYHVAALIMRPRENRTFGVSRV
- a CDS encoding GNAT family N-acetyltransferase; amino-acid sequence: MSTIAEVTEADAEGIAAVFAPYATDSVVTFETTPPTADQWRAKIRERAWPFLVLADEGEVLGYALAAPWRPKPAYRFSVETTIYLAPGATGRGHGRRLLGELLERCAEAGARQAIAVIVDSGSPASRTLHLAAGFTDAGVLRRVGFKHGRWLDTLLMQRDLG
- a CDS encoding helix-turn-helix domain-containing protein produces the protein MTDAITQALSEVGPRLKRVRTQRRVTLADLSTATGISKSTLSRLESGQRKPSLELLLPIAQAHQVPLDELVGAPEVGDPRVRLTARRIPRHNGAAMTVLPLTRQPGAPQAFKMILEPETGEPDPQVHEGYEWLYVLSGRLRLVLADRDMVLGPGEAAEFDTRLPHWFGAVDRPAEILSLFGKQGERLHLRAKSR
- a CDS encoding NAD(P)/FAD-dependent oxidoreductase; the encoded protein is MTENSYDVLVVGGGAAGLNAALMLGRARRRVAVVDAREPRNAPAEHMHGFLSRDGLPPSDLLEIGREELAGYGVDLLEDSVTRLEPGFTARLASGRELTARRVLVATGVHDDLPDLPGLRESWGTDAVTCPYCHGYEVRDEPLGVLGTEPASVEHALLVRQWSPDVVYFAHIAPPSEEDRERLDARGIRVVDGVVTAVRREAGRLTGIELGDRFVARTALFLRTRTVPHDELLRGLGYTEGAVDPSGKTSVPGVWAAGNVVDARATVIIAAAQGAAAAGALNHDLVTEDVDRAVAAYGGFSPAAERAAAGAR
- a CDS encoding oxidoreductase, encoding MRPTLYEFAGGDPAFLALAAAHHERCLADPELNHPFSHPGQHPRHVERLAHYWAEVMGGPPRFSQECSDHSAMLRMHAGNGDMSDLGRRFVSCFVQAADDAALPADPEFRAALRAYMEWAVAEVLTYPGPATDVPAGLAMPHWSWNGLQTL
- a CDS encoding TIGR03086 family metal-binding protein is translated as MLLDRFLLASKGFEHHLRAVPSAAWGAPTPCSEWDVRALVNHMTRGNLNYVGLLAGATREEFLAARDADALGDDPVTAFTESVRVCAEAFAAPDALDRVVDYPLGELTGRRALAVRTTDSTVHTWDLARALGADETLDPGLVAWIDEEHEAIFAGLALNSRVFAEPPPDEPGASRQDRVLRRFGRDPRSPASRPAR
- a CDS encoding NAD-dependent protein deacetylase, producing MRTRPTLSWTSADAPLPRTSSLDELTDVVARGRVAVLSGAGLSTESGIPDYRGETGSLRRHTPMTYDEFVTSAEGRQRYWARSHLGWRTIARADPNDGHRAVTALCEGGFVGGVITQNVDGLHQAAGTADAIELHGSLDRVICLDCRRTSPRADLDRRLRAANPAFDGAATRINPDGDVELPEDVVRRFTTVACADCASGVLKPDVVFFGENVPRPRVEECYRLVDDAGALLVLGSSLTVMSGLRFVRHAAKAGKPVVIVNHGETRGDRYASVRVDRPLGGALTELAARLGCEDRGRTA